The following is a genomic window from Caldicellulosiruptor danielii.
TACATCTTTGGGTTTTAATTGTCCAGGTAAAATTGGTGTTTCTAATACAACTCCAAGCCTCTGTTTTATCTCAATTTCATCGCAGTTAAAAGGCTTTTCAAATATGAAAACCTCTCCGCTTTCCTTTTTAGCAAGGTCAAGGATGCACTTTATCAAAGTGGTTTTTCCAGCACCGTTTCTTCCCAAAAGCCCCATGATATAACCGCTTTCTAAAGTAAGCTCTGGAATTTCAAGCCTAAAGTTTTTGTACGATTTTGTAAGGTTTTTTACTTTCAAAGCAATCATTTTAAAGGCTCATCTCCTTTATACAATCTTTCAATTGTTTCTAAAAGCCTTTGCAGGTCAACTCCAAATATTTTTGCTTTTTTGACAATACCTTTCAAATCATTCTCAATTTCTTGAATCCCCAGCTCAGAGACCTTTTCTCTGTCGATATCAGCAACAAATGTGCCTCTTGCGGGAACTGTTACAATAAATCCTTCTTTTTCGAGTTCTTCATAGGCTCTTTTTGTTGTGATAACACTAACATTGAGCTCTTTTGCCAAAACCCTGATGGAAGGCAAGGCATAACCTTTTTTGAGGGTACCAGCTAAGATTTGTTGTTTTATCTGATTTTTAATCTGCTCATATATTGGTTCAGTAGATGTTTGCGATATCACTATGTTTATCACATTGCCATTGCTCCTTTTGATACTGTATATATACAGTATATACAGTTGAGGTTGAGTTGTCAATAGAATTTTTTAAAGAGGGGGTTTTGTGAACCAAGTAGCACAAACAGATAAAGTTTCTTAAAATTTCATAAAAAGCAAAAGACGGAAGTAAGGATTTACAAGGGCAAAAGAAGGAAAATGCAAATGAAATCTTTGAGAGTAATGGAAAAAATAGAGAAATAGATATTGACTAAAAGTGAAACTATAATGTTCAAATAGAAGGATTTTAGCAAGTTTTGTCGAAGTATAAAAATTAATAGAAAATTTTCACGGTAGCTATGAAAAGTTGTAATAAAGAAGACAGTTACTATTTTACTTAAAGTGAGGTAAAAGTTAAAATGATAGAGCTGTATCCGGGCAATTGGCTTTACAATGCAGGGGTTATCGGGTTTTTGACTATTTTAGAAGAAATGGGTTATGACATTAATAATTTTTTAAAAGATGATGGTCGTGTTGTTTTAGGAATTTCTTACAGAGAAGATGAAATTTTTAAAGTATGGGATCAACTTACTAAAAATAAATTTGGTTATTCTTATAGTGGCAAAAAGGGTGGCACACAACAATATTACTACGCAAATCAAACTGAAGATTCCATTAAAAAGAGAATTGAGAAATTTATAAATCATTCAACTTCTACGAAAGGTGTAGAGCGAGTTTGTTTCTTTTGTTACACAAAAGAAATGGTAAAAAAACAAGACATTGATCCTTGGACTCAAGCTTATGGCAATATTTTGGCTGGTAGTGATAAAACATTTGGTAATCTTTATTGGAACAACTCAGCTAAGGACTTTATTTGCAGCAAGTGTCAATTTATTATTATGTGTCATCACATTGCTTTAATTGAACTGAAAAATTTTTCTGAAAAGAGTAACCAAAAATCCAATTCTTATCTCTTTATTAATGCACCATCGTTTAAGCTAATGTGGTATTTGAACAAATACGTAAGAGAAATTTATGAAAAAAAGGGAAAAAGTTCTCCACGTCAAATTATTGGTATGTCACTTATTGAAATGGCTCTAAAGCTAAACATTCAACTTGGTAAGTGGACAGCTATGAATATTGAAGTTGTGAGTAAGTACACAGAAAAAAAGGATAGAAAACCTATGGATAAAATTGATTTCTTTTCACTTCCTTATGAGCTGGTCTTCCTTCTTTCTGATAGAAAGATTGCAGCTTTGTTGAGTGAGATAGGAGAACAGAGCATATTAAATATGGTGTTGAACAGTGATTATACAAAGATTTTGAAGCTGGCAGAAAAGATTTTTAAAATTGCTTTAAAGTCCAAAAATGAAAGAAGTGATAAAGAAAATGAGTTTATTAATGAGACTATTAAAAATGAAAAAAACAAAGAAAATCTAATATCTTTTTCAGAAAAGCTTTTCAAACTTTATGCGCTTATAGAAGAGAAAGTAAAGAAGGAGGTTTTTTAAAAAATGAGTGAAAGTTTCGATTTTGACAAGATAAAAAAAGAATTAATGGAAAAGATAAAAAAAAATGAAATTGAGTTCTCTGCGTTTCAAAGAGCAGTTGAAGCTTATAAAGAACTTGGTTTTGAACTTGAGAAAATACTGGAATATGCTGCAAATGAGGCAAAAGAAGAGGACAAAAAAAGATTGTGGGCGCTTTATAAAGTTATTTCCCAAAAAAATATTGCTGAGCTGTGTGACAGCTTAAGTGTATATGGAGAGAGTTTGAAAAATTCCAAGGTATATGAGAGGTTTTATGATAGTGACAAAAAAATACCAAGTGGCATAGCTTTTAGAGCTCTTGAACTAACAAGGCTTGGCAAAAGAGAAGAGGTTTTTCATATCATATTAAGAGAGTTTGTAACTTCTCAACAACAGGTAGATGAAAATTTAGCAAAGGCTTTTAATCCAAGATATTCAATAGAAAGTTTTAAGACTCTTATTTATTCGTTTTTCAGCGGACTATTAGGTTAAATAATATGTGATTTTAAAAGGAGGGATTTTAAAATGCAAAGTCAAAACCAATCAAAACATATTACAGTAACAGCTATTTTTGAGGCTTTTGCCTTGAACAGGGATGAAAAGATTGGTGGAAATATTCTGTCAATCAAAAAGCTAAAACAAGGCAATGAAGTTATAAGCTTTATTAGCAAGCCTGCTATGAGACATTACCTTTTTGAAACTTTGAAAAAAGCATGCGGTTGGAAAGAAAGCGCAGTAACAGGACAGGGTGATGTTGTTCAGTTTGATATAACGAAAGATGATATACTTTCAAGCCCCGAGCTTGACGCTTTTGGTTATATGTATACTATAGGAAATCAATCAGCAATTACAAGAAAAGCTCCGGTTGGAATAACAAAGGCTGTAGGGTTGAGAGGTTTTTATCCTTTTGAGGGAGACATGGCTTTTTATACAAACCATGACCTTTTTTTACGTGGAATAAAACAAGGAATAGAAAATCTTAAACCCAATCCATATAGCAAAGAAGAACATTTTACGTTTTATAAAGTGAGCTTTACTATAGACACAGAGGTTTTGGGAACTGATGAGTGGATAGTGGAAAATTATGCATATGAAAATGGAGTTTTATCAATAAATCTAAAAGAGCCGAAAGTAGATATGCTAGTAAATGTAGAAAAAAGGATGAAAATGGAGAAGTCTATTATGAAATTTTAGATGATAAGAAAAAAGAATCTTTCAAGATATTTATAGAGGGGAAAAAATTAAAAGTTGATAAAGACCTCATGGCTGAAAAAAGTAAAGACAGTAAAAAAATTTTACAGTTTAAAGGTGATTATTTGCAGAAAAACGAGAAACAAGGTTCAAAAGGTAAAAAAACAGGAAATATCAGCATTGAAGAATTTGAAGAGTTAGAAAATGATGGTAGGTCTTATTATGTTTTTGATGTATCAGCAGAACCAGAATATATTGAAGAAAAGAAATCTCTTATAATAAAAGATGGCCTTCAAAAAGTTATAGGAGAAAAAGATGGCATGAAATGTCAAGAAAGAGGAGATGAAGAATATGAGATTTTTGTGAATGAGAAAAAAATAGGAAAGATACTTATTGAGAAAATAAAGGATAAGTGCAAAGTTAGATTTATTGCAAGCAATGAAGAGAAAAAGGAACGAATAAAACAAATCCTTGAGGCAATTAAAAATGGTTTATATGCTCAGTCAAGCACAGAAGCAAACACAATTGTGCCTTTGTTTTTAATTGCTGGATTTGTAAAGATTCCATCTCCAGTTTTTCATCCATACCTTGAGATTGACTGCCTTGATGCAAAAGCTTACAAGGTCATTGGAGTGAATGATGCTTTGAAAAATGGCTGGATTTTGGACAAGGTATTTATAAAGGATACTCAAAAGCTTCAAGTACCTAATAAAGATAAGTTAGAAAATGTCATATTTGATTGGGAAGAATTTATAAATAAAATTTAGAGGAATTTATGGTAAGAAAAAATCCTACTTCTAATTTTTCATAGAAATTATAGGAAGTGAATACTATGAGTTTTGATACTCTTAAAGCCCTGAAAATCAAAATTTATCAGCCTCATGCACAGTATAGAATGCCTTTTGCCTACCAAAGAAGACACACTTACCCTCTTGCACCGTATTCAACAGTATTAGGATTTATAGCAAATGTCCTTGGGATAAAAAATATACCTGGTCAAGAGGAACCTTGTATTAAAGAAAATTGCAGCTGTGTTTATCACAAATTTAAGAAAATAAAGATAGCAGTTTGTGGAAATTTTCAATCAAAAACTACAGAATATACTTGGTTAAGGAATTTAAATAAAAAGTATCATGTTGAAAGATTTGGATTTGAGCAAAATAGATTTTTATCAGGTCATATTGAGCATATTGGTGGTCAGTCACCCTGTTTTATAGATGTGCTAAACGATGTAAAATTGTCAGTTTATGTGTATCACGAAGATGAAGAGTTCTTAAATGAAATTTTTAAAAGATTTGCAAATCCTATAGGAAAATCTTCAACTTTTCATCTTGGAAGGGCTGAGGATTTAGTAGTTATAAATGAGCTTAAAAAAACTGAACTGAAAGTTCAAGAAGTAAATGGAAATTGTAAGAATTTTTTCTGGATACCAGAGAGGTACTTTAATGACAAGTGCACTGTAGAGTTTGAAAAGATAAATGCTCTTGTTTATAAATTACCTACTTTTTACAAAATAAAAGAAGTAAGAATATTTGAATATATTAAGGTGAAGCTGAATGACGGAATTCTCAAAGATATCTCTACTTTTTTTGATATGGAAGAAAAAATACCTGTGTTTTTTGCAGATTTTGAGAGGGGATAAAAATGAAGAAGATTTGGGCAAAAGCTTATGAAAAAGAGCAAGAAAAAAGGATAGTATCTTTATTGCAACATACTTTGGATGTGATGAATGCGTTTAATGTTTTAAAAAATAAAAATGAAAAGATAAAAGGTATTTTTCGCAAAGATGGTAGATTAGAAAAATCAATTAAGGTATCAATCTTCTTGCATGATATTGGGAAAGTTTTACCATCTTTTCAGTTAATAGCAATGGGGAACAAGGAATATGAACTTCAGGATGTATTATATGAAATTCCTCATTCGTTATTTTCTTTGTTTTGGATTAATAAGGATAAGCTGAAAATGGAATTTGGAGAAGAGTATTCTAATTATATAATCTCAGCGGTTGCATATCATCATTGGCGTGAGAGTTTTGACAATTATATTTCATGTTCTAATGAAAACCTCATAAAACTTTGCCAAAAGATAATGGCTGAGTGGAGGAACTATCTTTTTGATAATGTAAAAGAAGAATTTAAAACAAGTTCAGAGCTCAATAGTTATATACAAAATTATATAATGCTAAATACAAAATGGCTTGAAGGTATCATAAACGGCATAAGGTTTATGGACTTTGCAATACCACCTTACAAGTTTGATTATTTCCCTCTAAGAGGTGAACTTAAAAAAGAGTGGATTTTCATTGCAGGCTTTTTACAGAGGTGTGATCATTTTGCCTCATGGTGTGAAGAAGAAAATGAAGACATTAATAAGATAGAAATTGAACAAATAAAGCCAGAGGAAGTTAAGGCAAAAATATCCGAAAAGATAGGAGAAAAAGAAGATGCATGGCAGATTAATGAAGTAGAAGGAATAAATAAAGCAAATAAAAATCTAATGCTCATTGCACCAACCGGTTCTGGCAAAACTGAGTTTGCGTTTTTATGGGCAAATGGAGAAAAGCTTTTTTACACTCTTCCAATGCGTGCTGCAGTAAATCAGATATATGAACGGGCAAAAGAAATTTTTGGAGAAGACAGAACCGGGCTTTTGCACTCTGACGCTGACCTTTATTTGACAGAGAATGAATCTGCTGGAACTGAAGCAATAAAGACTTATGAACTTGCAAAACAACTTTCATATCCTGTAATAATTTCTACTGGCGACCAGTTTTTTGTCTATGCTTTAAGACCGCCACGCTATGAAAAGATATTTGCAACTTTATCATATTCCTCTCTTGTAATTGATGAAATTCAAGCATATGACCCAAAAGCCTGTGCTATAATAGTTAAATTTATTGAATGGATATATAAAATGGGTGGAAGATTTTTGGTAATGACAGCTACTTTGCCCAAATTTATAAGAGACGAAATTTTGTCTATCTCAGGGTTGAATAAAGAAAATTTAACTGAAATAAATTTGTATAAAAATTGGAAAGAAAACTGCGAGAATTTTTACAAACATAAAATAGAAATTGCTGTTTTAGATGAAGAACAAGAACTGCTAACAGGTGAAGTTTCCAAGATAATTCAAGAAGCAAAAGAAGGCAAGAGAGTACTTGTCATTTTAAATACTGTAAAATTTGCACAAAGGGTTTATAAGGAAATAAAAGAAAAGGCTAAAGAAGAAGCATTTGAAGGAGCAGTATATCTACTTCATTCACGTTTTACTATAGATGATAGAAAAAAGAAAGAAGATGAATTACTTAAAGAGTTCCAAAATCCAAGATTTTTCAGTCAGAGTGACAAAAACGAAGGTGTTGGTAAAATCTTGGTTGCAACTCAGGTGGTAGAAGCATCCTTAGATATTGATGCTGATGTTTTGTTTACTGAAGTTTGTCCTCTTGATACCTTGGTGCAGAGAATGGGAAGAGTTTCGCGAAGGTATTTTTGCAGCAGCGGGAAGGTTATAAACAAAAGCAATGGCAAGATTTATGAACTATCGAAGCCTTTTAAGGTTTATGAAATAGGGTCCCCAGATAAACCAAATGTCTATGTATGGGCTTTTAAAGACCATCTTGAGTCAGGAAATGGAAAAGTCTATCCTAAAGAACTTATAAAGCTTTCTCTTGCGTGGCTTTGGAAGAAAACAAAAAAGAATGATTTGAGCGATTTGTGGCAACGACTTGAGAGCTTAGATTCAAATGGAAAGGATCACGATGATATAATCGAAGAGAAAATTTTCAAAGAAGAATTTGCGGAACTTTTAAAGGATAATAAAGGCAAAAAAAATGAAAGTAGCAGTATTTACAACAAATTGATTAAAGCCAACACATGGATAAAGCAACTTAATAAAAGTCAAATTGAACTTTCGGAATATGATAAATACATCTTGGTTTATTTATTTTATTCGGCGTTGAGAAAAGATGGAGAGTATCTTAGCAAATTCTTTGAGACGCTTGATATTTTAGATGCAGGTTGGATGTCTGACCGAAAATCCGATGCAGAAAACTTGTTTAGAGATATTTCTAATATTCAAGTTGTACCTGAAAATAAATTAAAGGAATTTGAACAGGAAGTTAATAAATTCTTCAGCAACAAAAAAGATTTATCTTTTGCTCTTTTCAAAAAAGATGTATTGTCTAAGTTTGTAGTAACAAAGCCTTATGAGGGTGAAAAAGATAGAGTTTATGAAAAATTAGGAAAAGGACTTGAAAAAGACACAAGAAAAATACTTAAAAAATGGATTTCTGAAATTTTTTCCTCATCAAAAAAGTATGATAATGAATTTGGACTTATAGTAGAGGAAAATGATTAAGTTCAAAGCACTGTGAAGTGTTAATAAATGACTACTATTTAGAAAATTTAACCATTTTGCAGCGAACCTAAGAAAGTAGTGCACCAAGCAAATATCTTGATTCTCCTGCAAAAGAAGCTAATATAACATTTAATTCCAATATCCTATTCCCCCTTTGCTGCAGATAATAGTGATTGCATGGAAAAATACAATAAGGTATAATTATAGCCAGTAGCTTGGTTATGAGTTTTTTTAGAAAAGTGGGGTTTTATCTGAACTATGAGGGATGTAAACGAATTGGCAAAGAGGGCAGAGATATACAAACGAGCAAGTTTTATCTGAACTATGAGGGATGTAAACTCAAGAATAGATTTAGCAATGTTATCAATATCAGGGAAGTTTTATCTGAACTATGAGGGATGTAAACGCGAGTTGGCAGTTTACATAGATGTGTATGTCAAAAAGTTTTATCTGAACTATGAGGGATGTAAACTTTAGAAACATCCATATTCCATTACCCCATTTGAGCGGTTTTATCTGAACTATGAGGGATGTAAACAAGATTATTATCCTCACGAAGTTATAACAAAAATTAGTTTTATCTGAACTATGAGGGATGTAAACGATAATAAATCCACGCCCAATCCCAGCCTTGCTGACGTTTTATCTGAACTATGAGGGATGTAAACAAACACTCCATAGCAGGTTTGACGGCTTTGATTGTAGTTTTATCTGAACTATGAGGGATGTAAACAACGAATATATTCAATTGCCACGGCCACCATTAATAAGGTTTTATCTGAACTATGAGGGATGTAAACGGGGGAATATTAGAGCATCCGGGAAAACTATCACCGGTTTTATCTGAACTATGAGGGATGTAAACCAAAGACAACCCTGTCCGCTGGGGACAGATTGCGAAGTTTTATCTGAACTATGAGGGATGTAAACGCTATTATTTTATACTGGCCTGAAATTGTGGAACGAGTTTTATCTGAACTATGAGGGATGTAAACGCTTCAAAAACAGGTTTATATGCATTTGATGTAATTGGTTTTATCTGAACTATGAGGGATGTAAACTGTAGAATAGTGCAAGTTTTCTTATCATCGTTTCTAGTTTTATCTGAACTATGAGGGATGTAAACTGTACTAACTGTTCTATGCTCTGTGCAAACTTACGCAGTTTTATCTGAACTATGAGGGATGTAAACTTAACAGTCAAACTCTATATTGTGCCTGTTGGTGGTGTTTTATCTGAACTATGAGGGATGTAAACATAATAATCGATATTACTCCGGATATGACGCAAGAAGTTTTATCTGAACTATGAGGGATGTAAACTTGTAATTTGTTCACGTTCAATTTCTTTGCTCTCTTGTTTTATCTGAACTATGAGGGATGTAAACTACATGCATTTTAAAAATTCTGTTCTGGGCAAATATGGTTTTATCTGAACTATGAGGGATGTAAACAATTAAATTTGCGTTAATGTTGTTCACGATGTTATAAGTTTTATCTGAACTATGAGGGATGTAAACCTAACAAATTTCTTGCCTGCAGCTTCCAAGCTTGCTTGTTTTATCTGAACTATGAGGGATGTAAACGTAATATTTGGGACATTAACAGGTTTGCTGAGTGAAAGTTTTATCTGAACTATGAGGGATGTAAACAATTATTTATTAAATTGAGTTTTGAATTCACTAAGCGGGTTTTATCTGAACTATGAGGGATGTAAACTGGGGATGGTCAGGGTCTCGGAAGCTCTTGTGCCGTGTTTTATCTGAACTATGAGGGATGTAAACTTACGTTTTTTAGCCGTCCCATCACGCAGTTAAAGGTGTTTTATCTGAACTATGAGGGATGTAAACGTTTTAATGTTATTTGTGGGGAAATTTGCAACAGATGTTTTATCTGAACTATGAGGGATGTAAACGATACATCTGCTACAACAATTGCATTTTCATTTGTTTGTTTTATCTGAACTATGAGGGATATGTAAACGTATATCTATCTTTTTTCTCAACTGGGATAACATTTTTGTTTTATCTGAACTATGAGGGATGTAAACGATGTTTGCTGCAAGTGTAAAAGAAACGACAGGAGCAGTTTTATCTGAACTATGAGGGATGTAAACACGGTACAAGGACGTTTTCCTCACCAGCCAGTATTAGTTTTATCTGAACTATGA
Proteins encoded in this region:
- a CDS encoding GntR family transcriptional regulator, whose translation is MINIVISQTSTEPIYEQIKNQIKQQILAGTLKKGYALPSIRVLAKELNVSVITTKRAYEELEKEGFIVTVPARGTFVADIDREKVSELGIQEIENDLKGIVKKAKIFGVDLQRLLETIERLYKGDEPLK
- a CDS encoding Cas8a1 family CRISPR/Cas system-associated protein, which gives rise to MIELYPGNWLYNAGVIGFLTILEEMGYDINNFLKDDGRVVLGISYREDEIFKVWDQLTKNKFGYSYSGKKGGTQQYYYANQTEDSIKKRIEKFINHSTSTKGVERVCFFCYTKEMVKKQDIDPWTQAYGNILAGSDKTFGNLYWNNSAKDFICSKCQFIIMCHHIALIELKNFSEKSNQKSNSYLFINAPSFKLMWYLNKYVREIYEKKGKSSPRQIIGMSLIEMALKLNIQLGKWTAMNIEVVSKYTEKKDRKPMDKIDFFSLPYELVFLLSDRKIAALLSEIGEQSILNMVLNSDYTKILKLAEKIFKIALKSKNERSDKENEFINETIKNEKNKENLISFSEKLFKLYALIEEKVKKEVF
- the cas7i gene encoding type I-B CRISPR-associated protein Cas7/Cst2/DevR, which gives rise to MQSQNQSKHITVTAIFEAFALNRDEKIGGNILSIKKLKQGNEVISFISKPAMRHYLFETLKKACGWKESAVTGQGDVVQFDITKDDILSSPELDAFGYMYTIGNQSAITRKAPVGITKAVGLRGFYPFEGDMAFYTNHDLFLRGIKQGIENLKPNPYSKEEHFTFYKVSFTIDTEVLGTDEWIVENYAYENGVLSINLKEPKVDMLVNVEKRMKMEKSIMKF
- the cas5b gene encoding type I-B CRISPR-associated protein Cas5b, whose amino-acid sequence is MSFDTLKALKIKIYQPHAQYRMPFAYQRRHTYPLAPYSTVLGFIANVLGIKNIPGQEEPCIKENCSCVYHKFKKIKIAVCGNFQSKTTEYTWLRNLNKKYHVERFGFEQNRFLSGHIEHIGGQSPCFIDVLNDVKLSVYVYHEDEEFLNEIFKRFANPIGKSSTFHLGRAEDLVVINELKKTELKVQEVNGNCKNFFWIPERYFNDKCTVEFEKINALVYKLPTFYKIKEVRIFEYIKVKLNDGILKDISTFFDMEEKIPVFFADFERG
- a CDS encoding CRISPR-associated helicase/endonuclease Cas3, whose protein sequence is MKKIWAKAYEKEQEKRIVSLLQHTLDVMNAFNVLKNKNEKIKGIFRKDGRLEKSIKVSIFLHDIGKVLPSFQLIAMGNKEYELQDVLYEIPHSLFSLFWINKDKLKMEFGEEYSNYIISAVAYHHWRESFDNYISCSNENLIKLCQKIMAEWRNYLFDNVKEEFKTSSELNSYIQNYIMLNTKWLEGIINGIRFMDFAIPPYKFDYFPLRGELKKEWIFIAGFLQRCDHFASWCEEENEDINKIEIEQIKPEEVKAKISEKIGEKEDAWQINEVEGINKANKNLMLIAPTGSGKTEFAFLWANGEKLFYTLPMRAAVNQIYERAKEIFGEDRTGLLHSDADLYLTENESAGTEAIKTYELAKQLSYPVIISTGDQFFVYALRPPRYEKIFATLSYSSLVIDEIQAYDPKACAIIVKFIEWIYKMGGRFLVMTATLPKFIRDEILSISGLNKENLTEINLYKNWKENCENFYKHKIEIAVLDEEQELLTGEVSKIIQEAKEGKRVLVILNTVKFAQRVYKEIKEKAKEEAFEGAVYLLHSRFTIDDRKKKEDELLKEFQNPRFFSQSDKNEGVGKILVATQVVEASLDIDADVLFTEVCPLDTLVQRMGRVSRRYFCSSGKVINKSNGKIYELSKPFKVYEIGSPDKPNVYVWAFKDHLESGNGKVYPKELIKLSLAWLWKKTKKNDLSDLWQRLESLDSNGKDHDDIIEEKIFKEEFAELLKDNKGKKNESSSIYNKLIKANTWIKQLNKSQIELSEYDKYILVYLFYSALRKDGEYLSKFFETLDILDAGWMSDRKSDAENLFRDISNIQVVPENKLKEFEQEVNKFFSNKKDLSFALFKKDVLSKFVVTKPYEGEKDRVYEKLGKGLEKDTRKILKKWISEIFSSSKKYDNEFGLIVEEND